The genomic DNA GTTCAGCGCATTGTACTTGGTCCGAACTTCCTGCGATGGCTCTCCAAAGCTGACATTTCGCGCAATATCCGCACGATAGTGCCTGAAGTGGCCGCCGACATCGAAACGGATCATATCGCCAGCCTTGAGTGCACGATCTGAAGGCTGGACATTCATCAATGCGCTACGCTCGCCAAAACCGATACAACCCAAAACCGGAAAGCCATCTTCCTCGACCGTCTGGCCGTGAAATACTCTGGCGAGATCATGTTCTGTCGCGCCGACGGTCGCAACTTTAAGCGCAGAAGCAATGGATCTCTCGGTAATCGCGCCGACGGTCGTGAGTCTTTCAATCTCTTCAGAAGTCTTGACCGCCCGAACCCATCGGAACAGCGCAGCGGCGTTAATCCAGTTGACGTCGGGGAGCTCGCTACGCAGCTTCTCCATATCGCCAGGCAATAATCCGCTTTCATCAAGGCCAATGCGGGCCTTCAACAGCCTTTGTAAGCGGATTTCTGTTATAAGGGCATCAATTGCATTGCTGTCGTCAGGCAGATTGAAGAGTTCTTTCTGTCTAAAACTTACCGCGTCGAGTTCCGTTGAAGAGGCAGTATCGACAGTGAAGGAGCCGAATCTACGGACTTTCGTATCAACGTTTTGATCGGCGAGGAGATCGAGTGTGGAAGTTCCAGTGATGACAACCGAGGATTGAATGTCCGTTTTCGCTTGACGTAACACGAAGGCCTGCGGTCCGCGCCTGATCCATTGTGGCAGACACCAGAAACCACTTGTGTAAAGGACATTTTCTGGTGACGTAGCCACTATTGCCGCTAGATCATGTTTGATCATTGCTGTTTGAAGACGTTCTTCGTGTAGTAACATTGGCTATCCTTTCCTCCTCAAAATTTACGTTTCTTCAAAACCCAATCCTTTCGAGATACGATCCGCAGCCGTAACTATCTTATCCGCTACGTCGCTGATCTTGACCTTTGGGTAGACCGCACGCGGAAATGCGATACTTATTGCGGCTGCTACCGAGCCCGCCGCGTCATAAATTGGAGCTCCAACCGAAATGACTCCCTCTAGATTCTCCGACATGGCCGTGGCGTACCCGAGCGAGCGTCCAAGACGTAGTTGCTCAACCAATTTGTCTACTTCCACGACTGTTCGTTCTGTAAGGCGCCGGAGCGGTTCATGGCCAAGCAGATCTGCAATCAACCTATCGCTCATACCGAATAGCAAAGCCTTGCCGAGAGCGGTTGAGTGAAGCGCCATCGACTCACCAGGATGGGCGCGAATGACGACAGGACTGTCGGATTGTACGGCGAGTACATAAACGCCAGCAGATCCGCGTCTAACGCCAAGGAAGCCGTTGAAACATCCGCCAGCCGCCAGCTGTTTGAGTTCTATTTCCGCAAGTTTCAGAAGTCTGCTGCGTTGAAAAACATGCTGCGCAAGCCCAAGCACAGCGTAACCAATTTGGTAGCGGCGATTGTTTTCTTGTTCCACGTGACCTTGCGCGGCCAATGTATTCAGCAGCCTTTGGGCAACTGAGGGTGTCAATTCGAGCCGTCGTGCAATTTCCCGCACACCTAAGGGTTCACGTGCGTCTTTGAGCAAATTGAGGATCAGAAGGCCTTTTTCAAGCGAGAGATTGCTACTCATATTTTGTTCCAATTATAAGAACATTGTTCCATATAATGTACATTAAAGTCCTTACGTCGACTGCGTGTCAAGCGGAATGTTCATTATAGTGTGTCGTCATATAGTGTACGCCACTGCAACCGTCGTCAGATGGACATACGCTCGGTTGTTGGTCTCAATGTTCAGAGAATTCGGCGAGAACGCCGCCTGTCGCAGGAAGAATTGAGCTTCCGTGCGGCGAAGACACGTGCCTATATTAGTGGGCTGGAAGCGGGGAAGCGCAATCCGACCATTTTAACGCTCGCGATGCTGGCCGATGCCCTTGCGGTCGAGCCGAACGATCTACTCCGCCGACAGCAGAAGGTTGATAAATAAGGAAATAGCGGCCCAATCACCTTTATTTTTGTGGCGTTAGGAAGGGGCGCTCAATGAGGCGTTCCGCATTAATTTGCAGGGCAAGAGACAATGCCTCAATGGTCTCCAAGGTGGGAGAGCATTCTTCTCGTTCGAGTTTGCCAATGAAGTTTCGATCAAGGCCAGCGAACTCGGCCAAGCGTTCTTGAGTAAGGCCAGATTCTTGACGACAAAGCCGCAAATTTCTCGCAAAGATAGCTGTGAGTCTCATGCAATCTAGCAATCCAAATTTTCACGATCAAAGCCACCTACTATAATAATCAAACGCATGTGGTCGGTCTTGCGGCACCGTAGCTTAGAGCGATATTTCTTTGAACGAATTTAGCTGGCAGTGGATTTGTAGTTCAAAAGGATTTCTGCAGTCTTTTTCCTGGAAGATATGAGAGAATATTCAATGATCTCTAGGTCACGGGCTTCTGTTTCGCTCGACAGTTAGAGGTAAAACAGTTGCAAAAAGATGGGGTATTCAAGAAATCCAATCGGAAGCTGCTGACCTCACAGGAGAGAATTGTGTTGTATTGGACCGCGGAGGGAAAAACACGATGGGAAATCTCTATTATTCTGGGGGTTGCGGAAACCACAGTCGTAACTCATCTGCGAAATTCACGTATCAAGCTAGGTGCGACGAATAAAACGCATGCGGTTGTTGAAGCAATTCGTCACTCCGAAATATCGGTATTCAACAAGTCGCATGGGTTTGCGCCACAGGGCAGTGGGCCATTTCCATTAGCGACAAAACACGGAGCCAATACGAACGGTGGATCGCGCGCACCGCTTTTTAATGCCGCCCGTTTTCATAGGCTCAGCGAGTCGATTGCGAATGCGCAGTCTCCTGAACAATTTTTTGGGGCGATTGACAAGAGTTGTGCCGTCTTAGGTTTTGATGCTGTCATTCTTTCCTGCCACAAATCAACTAAGGAATCGCTGTTGCTCGACCCAACATACTGTACCATTCCGTTGGATGTCATGCGTGAATATAAGCGTCTGAACTGGATTGAGAGTGATGTCCTGCTTGCACAATTAATTGGTGGTAATCGCGCTTTCGTCTGGGATAGCACCTACGACCGCTACAGGGATATTCGAAGCCAGAGCTTTCTTAATTTTCTAAAGCGATTCCGTTTGGTGACTGGGATCTTGGTGCCTCTTGAAGATGAAGAAGGTTTCAGAAGTTTTGTGGCGTTTCACGCCTACCTCGAGCGCGACTTCGATATAAATACCGTTAAGGTAGTGCGCGAATTCGGAATGAAGGCGAAAAAGAAGGCAGCAGAACTCGGATTATAGTCGGCTTTGAAGCGCGATCCAGAATATGGAAAGGGTTTGCAATGCACGAATTGAGTATTGAGGGTTTCATTCGTTCGGTAGATGCTGTTGGTGTGTCGAGGGTAATAACAGACAAGATTAAACCATTTTGTCTCTCGGTATCGACTGAACGACACTCGACTTCATTTGTGTTTTCAAATGGAAAGGCCGTAATGAAGTATGAGAAAAATGGAATTTCTATTTTCATTTCGGCCAATGGCGTTGTTGAGTTTTATGGAATTCGATCAATTATCTATTGTTATATATTATCGTTAATTAAAGAAAATAGTATATACTGGTTTCCGTCAAGAAAAAATATTTAGAAGAGAATGAAATTCCGTTATGTGCAGGCTGACTTCAATTTTGAAGCTAGGTGTCGATAATATTAAACAAAAGTGCGTGTCAGTGGTGATCACAAATCAACCGTCGTTAAACTCACCGAACCGACCAAAATATTCAGCAGTTGTGTAAATGGAAGCTGTCGTGAATGCTGGTCAGTTCGACTTCCGTACCGTTTTTTCTATATTAATTTTATCAGTAAAAATGAGGGAGCCTAACCAACAGAACGAATTTGCGCAAAAACCTCAGGCGCAAACTCGAACTGTCGTGCTGTGCCTCTACCCATGGAATTCTTGCCCATTGTTTCGGTCAGAATGCCGCGTTGCACAAGGGATTCCATCGTTTCAATGACGCCGCCACGGGTCATTCCTGTAAAAACCATAACATTTGCAAGGGTTAAAGGCTCGTGAGCCTGATGCATCATGTAGAGAATGTTTACCATTCCAATCTGTTTGATGCGGGATTGAGGTGATTCATCCGCGAGCGGTTTTTCGAGAATTTCACGAACCGCGAAGACCGCCAATGCCTGACTTTGCCATCGATCACTTAAAAAGCTTGCCATTCTTTTAACTATGCATTATTTGATTAGTATGAGTGCTGGTGACCTTACTTCATCATAACGTCGAAAGACGGTCGATAACGGAGTTATGAGCATGAGAAGCTTTCTCTTAAAACTTGCGATAGGGGTTATGGGTTGCGGTTCACTATACCTCATTCAAGCTCCCGACGCTCGCGCCGAAAGCTGGGGATGCCAAGTTATCCTGTGTTTATCCAATCCTGGCGGCCCAATGCAATATTCCGAATGTCGACCGCCTATCCAGAAACTTTGGAGTTGGCTGGCCAGAGGCCATTCATTTCCCACTTGCAATGGTATTGGTTTCAAAAGCTCGCGGCCGCGCTATGAGCCGTATTATTGTCAATCCGGATATCGTCTATTTGCCGGACAAAGTGCAGGCGGACGTGCGGCGACATGTATCTCAACATCTCTTCAGGCTGTGGATGGCGCCTTTTGCCGGAACGAAAGAAGCATCGCCTCCACTGAAAAGACGGTCATCTCGCCGCGAATGCAGCGAAACAATAGCCGCAATCAATGCTTGGCATATGTAACCACCCGGCCATTCGTTCGCGAAAAACCGAGTTATATCGATGTGACCATCGACCGCTTGGGTAAACACAGAGTGTGGTACTAAGCCATGCCTGTTTCGTTTCTCGTTCTCGCTCAAACTTGCGCAGCTTTTGTTTCGCCCGAAACGCTTGCCGGTGTCGTCAGCCTGGAAAGTGGTTTTGCCCCTTTTAATATTCGCATTAACAGCGGTTTGCCGCTCAAGCAGCAACCGGCGACCAAAGCCGAAGCGATCGAGGTTGCAACTTCACTTGTCGCCGAGCAGCAGGACATTCAGCTTGGTCTGGGCGGTATCAGCCTTGAGGACTTGAGAAAATCAAATCTATCGATCGCTGACGCATTCGATCCCTGTTTGAATCTCAAAACAACTGCTCATCTTCTCGATGGCTATTATCGCCATGCAGTCGAGGAAAATTTCGACCCGATAAGGGCTGAAAAACGGATGCTGAGATCCTGGTATGGGCGTGGTGACGCCTTGATCGGTGAAATAGTCCGATACGACGAACAGGTCTTCCAGAAAATCAAACAACTGCGGCCAACCATGGCCAAGCTCGTCATCGAAAATGCCGTGGAGCAACGGGGCGGGGTGCATGAAACATCTGTTGGCGCTGTGACAAGCAAAAGCGGGCAGAGTGCGGCCAATAACGCCCCGGAGGAAGCAGCTTCCGTCCCATCTCTATCCTCGTGGGATGTCTTCAGGAGTCCACGCAATTTGTCGGTTCTCGTGTTTCAGAACAACCCAAAGGAGCAAAGCGAATGAATTTCTATTGCCGCCTCCGTCCAATTGTCGCCTCTTGTGTTATGGCTGCTGCCATTGTGCCGATAGTGAGCGAGCCTGCATTAGCACAAGCCGCTGGCATCGAGACCATTCTCCAAAACATCGTTGATCTTCTAACCGGCAACATATTCAGACTGCTGGCGACAATTGCGGTAATCGTGATCGCCATCGCCTGGATGTTTGGTTACATGGATTTGCGTCGGGCAGGGTACTGGATCATCGGGATTGGCATCATTGCTGGCTCATCCGAGCTCGTTGGCACCATCGTCGGAAGCTGAGCGATGACAAGTGTTGAGCCAATCTTGGAGGAAGACACGTTGTTTCTTGCCTGCACCCGACCCGCTATGGTTGCGGGCGTGACGATGGAGGCCATGGGCATCAACGTCATGGCAACGACGATATTCTATCTCCTTGCTGGCTCGATTTCCTATGCTCTTGTCGGCATCGTTTTCCATTTCGTTTTTCGAGCTCTCATCAGACACGACCATAACATGTTTCGCATTGTGCTCGCATGGGTGGATACGCGTGGTCGATCTCGCAATAGCGGATATTGGGGTGGGGCAACGCTATCTCCGCTTTGCCTGATACGTCGATATGATGAAAGGGATCTCAACCTTGCCTGACATCATGAAGCTAAAGGTCCGAGAACTTCGACCGGAAATCTACATTCCTTACGTCCGTCATGTCGATGAGACGACGATTGCTCTTAACGCCGGAACGCTGATGGTGATGATCGCACTGGAAGGAGTGTCATTCGAAACGGCAGATGTGCTCGATTTGAATGGATTACACCGTGACCTCAACACCCTTTATCGCAACATCGCCGATGAGCGGCTTGCCTTATGGACGCATGTTATCAGGCGGCGGAACGACAGTTATCCGGACGGAGAATTTTCGGCAGCGTTTTCGAACGCCCTTAACGAAAAATATCGCCTCAAGATGGCTGGCGAAAACCTCTTTTGCAACGACCTTTATCTCACGCTGCTCTGGTCTCCGGCCCGTTACGGTGCAGATAAAACCACGCGATTTTTTTCAAAGCTAAGACGAGCGCAAAATGTCGAACTTGATGAGGAGGCATTTAAAGATCTTCAGGACAAGGTGATTGATGTAACTGCAGGCCTGGAGCGGTTTCAGCCGCGCGTGCTTTCGCTTTACGAGCGAGGCGGGCTTGTATATTCACAACTGAGCGAAGTTTTGCACCAACTGGTTGGTGGTAGGCGCGAGCCCGTTCCGTTGACGGAAGGACCAGTTTCTTCCGCTATTTACTCTGACCGCGTTATCATCGGGCGAGAAACTGTCGAGATCCGGCACGAGGCCGAAAACCGCTATGCCGGTATACTGAGTTTCAAAGAATATCCAGCTCGCACCAGAACAGGCATGCTCGATGGAGTGCTCTCTAGTCCATTTGAATTTATCCTGACGCAATCCTTTGCATTCACCTCCAAATCAGACGCTCGCTCGATCCTGGGTCGTAAGCAAAATCAGATGCTTAGCAGTGGTGACAAAGCAGCATCCCAGATTGGTGACCTCGACCGAGCGATGGACGACCTTGAATCAAATCGATTTGTTCTGGGCGGGCATCATCTTTCGCTTGCCGTCTTTGCTTCCTCCGTCAAAGATCTCGCCGATAACCTCGCCAAGGCGCGGGCAAGTCTTACGAGCGGTGGGGCCGTCGTTGCACGCGAAGATCTTGGATTGGAAGCCGCCTGGTGGGCACAGCTTCCTGGGAATTTCCGCTACCGTGCACGGTCCGGGGCGATTACATCGCGTAATTTTGCAGCGCTTTCACCCTATCATTCGTATCCGATCGGTCAGAAGGACAATAACGAATGGGGACCAGCTGTCGCGCTATTGAAGACGGCTTCCGGGTCACCGTTCTATTTCAATTTTCATTACGGCGATCTCGGCAATACCTTCATGTGCGGGCCGTCGGGAACCGGCAAGACAGTCATCGTCAACTTCATGCTTTCTCAACTCGAAAAACACGATCCTCACGTTGTGTTCTTCGACAAGGATCGTGGAGCCGACCTTTATGTGCGAGCCGCCGGCGGAACATATCTTCCGCTTAAAAATGGTATTGCGACCGGATGTGCTCCTTTAAAGGCGCTCGAGCTTACACCTGAAAACAAAGTGTTCCTTGCTTTATGGGTTGGCAAACTTGTTCGCTCCAACGTTCGAGATTTGACCGTAACCGAACTGCGTGACATCGCTGCTGCGATCGATGGCCTATCAGATCTGCCTAGAGAGCGCAGAACGATTGGTGCACTACGCACATTCTTGAACAATACCGATCCTGAAGGGATCGCTGCCAGGCTTCGCCGTTGGGAACGCGAAGGGCCGCTTGGCTGGGTGTTCGACAATGACGATGACGATATTGGCCTCAACGAATTTGCCCCGATGAGGGCAGGAAGAGGTGGGAAGTTCGTCGGCTACGACATGACGGAGTTTCTCGACCATGAAGAAATCCGCACGCCCCTAATGGCCTATCTGTTTCATCGTGTCGAACAGCTGATTGACGGGAGGCGCATACTCATCGTCATCGATGAATTCTGGAAAGCGCTGCAGGACGATGGCTTTCGCGATCTGGCGCAAAACAAGCTCAAAACCATCCGCAAGCAAAATGGTCTGATGCTGTTTGCAACACAAAGCCCGCGGGATGCGATTGTCTCTCCAATTGCTCATACGATCATCGAGCAATGTCCCACGCAGATTTTCCTCCCGAATTCGCGCGGTAATCACGCTGACTATGTCGATGGGTTCAAGCTTACCGAACGTGAATACGAACTGATTGCGCGCGAATTATCAGTCGAAAGCCGGCAATTCTTGTTGAAACAGGGTCACAACAGCGTCGTTGCAGAGCTCGACCTGAACGGCCTTGATGATGAACTGGCTGTTCTTTCCGGCCGTACCGGAAATGTCGAGCTTGTCGATACGATCCGCGCTGAAATCGGAAACGATCCTGCGGACTGGCTTCCAGTTTTCCAGAAGAGAAGGAGTGCAAGTTGATGGCTTCTTATAGATGTTCTTGCGCAATCATGGCTGCAGTGCTGACCTTGTCGACAGGAGCTGCGATGGGGCAGGGCATCCCTGTCATTGATCAAACAGCGATCGCCAAACATATGGAAAGTATCGCGCAGTTGAAATCGCAGCTCGATGCTCTTCATCAGCAGATTGAGAAGGCCGAAGAGCTTTATACCTCTTTCAACAAGCTGACAGATATGGCGGATGTCGCAAAGGTTCTCAATGATCCAGCGATCCGAAAAGCCCTTCCGCCGGAATTTGCTGCCGTAGAAGGATTATTTGAAGGCAATGGCAGTGGGGCGTTGAACGATGCTGCAACAAAATTCCTCGACAAAAATACGACCTACAAAACTTCCGCTGACGATTTTTACGCAAAAGAACTGTCCCGTGTGCAGAACAAAAATGCCGGCCAGATGGGGATCGGCCAGAAAATTTACGACACAGCAACAAAACGCATCGAAGGAATTGATGAACTACGTCAGAAAATTTCCACGGCAAGTGAAGCCAAGGAAATTGCCGATTTGCAAGCAAGGCTTCTGGCCGAGCAAGCCTTTGTGCAAACCGATGTGCTGCGCATGGAAGGCTTGCGCATGGTTCAGCAGGCGCAAACGCAGGTTGATGATCAGCGCAAGGCAGAAGATTGGCGCCGTCGCATGGATGCAATGAAGGGGGCGCTGAAATGAAAAATGTCCTGATCCTGACAGCGTCCGTCCTTCTGTCTGCATGCACAGAGAAAGCTGAAGCGACCTATACGGTCGAAGAATTGTTGACCGATCACGGAATGCTGTCACGCATTCTCGACAAGTGTCGCAATAATCCAGGTGAGTTGCGCAATACGGTTAACTGCATGAATGCCGAAGCGGCCAATAGCAAGTTGCGTTTCCAGAATATGCGCAAGGCGCTTGGAGGCTAGCACCGTGTATCACGTGTTCGAGTTTATTGATGGACAATTCAAGCGGCCGTTGGAGATGTTCATATCCGATGGGACGTCGAACATTGCCGAATGGGTTTCCGGCCCGCTTACTGTTGCCGTGACCCTTTACGTTATCCTGTTTGGTTATCTTATCTTGCGGGGGTCGGTGCATGAACCCATCCTGGATTTTGCTTTTCGCGCGATCAAGCTTGCGATCATCATGACGCTGGTCAAGAACGCCAGCGAATACCAGACCTATGTCACCAATATTTTTTTCGAACAGCTGCCGCGCGAGATTTCGCAAGCTTTAAATTCCGGTGCGGCGCCGAGCGCATCGACCTTCGATAGTCTGCTGGATAAAGGACAGAACTCAGCGACCGACATCTGGTCACGATCCTCCTGGCCCATCGATATTGTAACTGGTGTTGGCGGATTATTGGTAATTGGCGTGAGCTTTCTTGTCGCGGGAATAGGCTATGTCGTTTCACTTTATGCGCGATTGGCACTAGCCATCGTGCTGGCGATCGGCCCAATCTTCATTGCATTTGCCATGTTCCAGTCGACGCGACGCTTCACAGAGGCCTGGATCGGACAAGTGGCAAATTTTGTCATTCTTCAGGTTCTTGTCGTCGCTGTTGGAGCGCTGCTGATTACATGCCTCGACACAACTTTTACAGCAATCGAGGGCTATTCCGACGTCTTGATGCGTCCCATCGCGCTTTGTGCCATCGGCATTGCCGCTCTTTATGTCTTTTATCAGCTTCCAGGCATCGCTTCGGCTCTAGCTTCCGGCGGAGCGTCTCTGGCTTATGGCTACACAGCTTCACGCGATGCGCATGAAGGATTGCTTGCCAAGGCAACGTCGCGGAGCGCGGGGTTTGTGGCTCGCGGCACACGCATGATGAGAAGAGCATTGTGAGCGAAGGAGACCTGCTTATGACCTCGTCTGCGGCGATGAAAAACAGGTATTTGTCAGTAATCAAACCGACCTTGTTTCTCGGGATCGCGCTCGCACTTGTCAGTTGTGCGTCGCTGACAAATCCCTTGCCGAAATGCGATGGAAATGCGCGAAGACCACTGAACCGCGCAATGTGGCAATGGGAAAGATCGAGTGCAATGCCGAAGTCCAAAGCGGAATCCATCCCGCGCTTTGTTGATGAGCGCAAACCATCCAGGGCTTTTGATCATTTGGATATTGATGCTTCTTTTGGCGATTGCGAGGATTGATGGTCACGACAGATAATCTCAAAAGCTATTT from Brucella anthropi ATCC 49188 includes the following:
- a CDS encoding M24 family metallopeptidase, whose product is MLLHEERLQTAMIKHDLAAIVATSPENVLYTSGFWCLPQWIRRGPQAFVLRQAKTDIQSSVVITGTSTLDLLADQNVDTKVRRFGSFTVDTASSTELDAVSFRQKELFNLPDDSNAIDALITEIRLQRLLKARIGLDESGLLPGDMEKLRSELPDVNWINAAALFRWVRAVKTSEEIERLTTVGAITERSIASALKVATVGATEHDLARVFHGQTVEEDGFPVLGCIGFGERSALMNVQPSDRALKAGDMIRFDVGGHFRHYRADIARNVSFGEPSQEVRTKYNALNRGVQRGIEQIRPGVSVSKIFEIVVDTVRAEGIPHYQRSHVGHGIGLDGYDLPLLAAGSSDILEEGMVLCIETPYYELGHIGLQVEDMLVVRSGGAELLTNNGDSLMVL
- a CDS encoding IclR family transcriptional regulator, giving the protein MSSNLSLEKGLLILNLLKDAREPLGVREIARRLELTPSVAQRLLNTLAAQGHVEQENNRRYQIGYAVLGLAQHVFQRSRLLKLAEIELKQLAAGGCFNGFLGVRRGSAGVYVLAVQSDSPVVIRAHPGESMALHSTALGKALLFGMSDRLIADLLGHEPLRRLTERTVVEVDKLVEQLRLGRSLGYATAMSENLEGVISVGAPIYDAAGSVAAAISIAFPRAVYPKVKISDVADKIVTAADRISKGLGFEET
- a CDS encoding helix-turn-helix domain-containing protein, with the protein product MDIRSVVGLNVQRIRRERRLSQEELSFRAAKTRAYISGLEAGKRNPTILTLAMLADALAVEPNDLLRRQQKVDK
- a CDS encoding helix-turn-helix domain-containing protein — encoded protein: MRLTAIFARNLRLCRQESGLTQERLAEFAGLDRNFIGKLEREECSPTLETIEALSLALQINAERLIERPFLTPQK
- a CDS encoding LuxR C-terminal-related transcriptional regulator, translating into MQKDGVFKKSNRKLLTSQERIVLYWTAEGKTRWEISIILGVAETTVVTHLRNSRIKLGATNKTHAVVEAIRHSEISVFNKSHGFAPQGSGPFPLATKHGANTNGGSRAPLFNAARFHRLSESIANAQSPEQFFGAIDKSCAVLGFDAVILSCHKSTKESLLLDPTYCTIPLDVMREYKRLNWIESDVLLAQLIGGNRAFVWDSTYDRYRDIRSQSFLNFLKRFRLVTGILVPLEDEEGFRSFVAFHAYLERDFDINTVKVVREFGMKAKKKAAELGL
- a CDS encoding virB1 type IV secretion protein, with amino-acid sequence MPVSFLVLAQTCAAFVSPETLAGVVSLESGFAPFNIRINSGLPLKQQPATKAEAIEVATSLVAEQQDIQLGLGGISLEDLRKSNLSIADAFDPCLNLKTTAHLLDGYYRHAVEENFDPIRAEKRMLRSWYGRGDALIGEIVRYDEQVFQKIKQLRPTMAKLVIENAVEQRGGVHETSVGAVTSKSGQSAANNAPEEAASVPSLSSWDVFRSPRNLSVLVFQNNPKEQSE
- a CDS encoding TrbC/VirB2 family protein, with product MNFYCRLRPIVASCVMAAAIVPIVSEPALAQAAGIETILQNIVDLLTGNIFRLLATIAVIVIAIAWMFGYMDLRRAGYWIIGIGIIAGSSELVGTIVGS
- a CDS encoding type IV secretion system protein VirB3 yields the protein MTSVEPILEEDTLFLACTRPAMVAGVTMEAMGINVMATTIFYLLAGSISYALVGIVFHFVFRALIRHDHNMFRIVLAWVDTRGRSRNSGYWGGATLSPLCLIRRYDERDLNLA
- a CDS encoding VirB4 family type IV secretion/conjugal transfer ATPase, with product MKGISTLPDIMKLKVRELRPEIYIPYVRHVDETTIALNAGTLMVMIALEGVSFETADVLDLNGLHRDLNTLYRNIADERLALWTHVIRRRNDSYPDGEFSAAFSNALNEKYRLKMAGENLFCNDLYLTLLWSPARYGADKTTRFFSKLRRAQNVELDEEAFKDLQDKVIDVTAGLERFQPRVLSLYERGGLVYSQLSEVLHQLVGGRREPVPLTEGPVSSAIYSDRVIIGRETVEIRHEAENRYAGILSFKEYPARTRTGMLDGVLSSPFEFILTQSFAFTSKSDARSILGRKQNQMLSSGDKAASQIGDLDRAMDDLESNRFVLGGHHLSLAVFASSVKDLADNLAKARASLTSGGAVVAREDLGLEAAWWAQLPGNFRYRARSGAITSRNFAALSPYHSYPIGQKDNNEWGPAVALLKTASGSPFYFNFHYGDLGNTFMCGPSGTGKTVIVNFMLSQLEKHDPHVVFFDKDRGADLYVRAAGGTYLPLKNGIATGCAPLKALELTPENKVFLALWVGKLVRSNVRDLTVTELRDIAAAIDGLSDLPRERRTIGALRTFLNNTDPEGIAARLRRWEREGPLGWVFDNDDDDIGLNEFAPMRAGRGGKFVGYDMTEFLDHEEIRTPLMAYLFHRVEQLIDGRRILIVIDEFWKALQDDGFRDLAQNKLKTIRKQNGLMLFATQSPRDAIVSPIAHTIIEQCPTQIFLPNSRGNHADYVDGFKLTEREYELIARELSVESRQFLLKQGHNSVVAELDLNGLDDELAVLSGRTGNVELVDTIRAEIGNDPADWLPVFQKRRSAS
- the virB5 gene encoding P-type DNA transfer protein VirB5; this encodes MASYRCSCAIMAAVLTLSTGAAMGQGIPVIDQTAIAKHMESIAQLKSQLDALHQQIEKAEELYTSFNKLTDMADVAKVLNDPAIRKALPPEFAAVEGLFEGNGSGALNDAATKFLDKNTTYKTSADDFYAKELSRVQNKNAGQMGIGQKIYDTATKRIEGIDELRQKISTASEAKEIADLQARLLAEQAFVQTDVLRMEGLRMVQQAQTQVDDQRKAEDWRRRMDAMKGALK
- a CDS encoding EexN family lipoprotein → MKNVLILTASVLLSACTEKAEATYTVEELLTDHGMLSRILDKCRNNPGELRNTVNCMNAEAANSKLRFQNMRKALGG
- a CDS encoding type IV secretion system protein: MYHVFEFIDGQFKRPLEMFISDGTSNIAEWVSGPLTVAVTLYVILFGYLILRGSVHEPILDFAFRAIKLAIIMTLVKNASEYQTYVTNIFFEQLPREISQALNSGAAPSASTFDSLLDKGQNSATDIWSRSSWPIDIVTGVGGLLVIGVSFLVAGIGYVVSLYARLALAIVLAIGPIFIAFAMFQSTRRFTEAWIGQVANFVILQVLVVAVGALLITCLDTTFTAIEGYSDVLMRPIALCAIGIAALYVFYQLPGIASALASGGASLAYGYTASRDAHEGLLAKATSRSAGFVARGTRMMRRAL